A genomic window from Methanobrevibacter sp. TLL-48-HuF1 includes:
- the thsA gene encoding thermosome subunit alpha, with amino-acid sequence MMANQPIFILPEGTERYSKRDALRMNITAAKVLKDIVRTTLGPKGMDKMLTDSLGDVIVTNDGATIMREMDITQPAARMLVETAKKQEDIVGDGTTSVVVIAGELLVKAQELLEDGIATSVIVKGYRNAAAKAIEILNNVAMDADDRETLKKVAMTAMTGKGSDYAKDKLADLVVDAALRIAEDGEIDIDNINIQRISGDSVEDSFLAEGIVMDKDPVSKNMPTDVEDAKIALIKYPIELKEINTDAKIDITDPAQFEAFLNNEEEMIKDLVDKVVASGANVLFCQKGIDDMAQHYLNKAGIMAYKRVKKSDMERINKATGAQYVTDIEDLTADKLGSAGHVYVDKIFDHKLTFIEECENPKASSIVLRGSTRYVTEQISRALDDALGVVAATIEDGKVLIGGGACEIDLVKGLRAYGESVSGREQLAILAYANAVEVIPRTLIENAGLDTINLIAELKAAHENSSTTGINVFTGKLVDMEEAGVIEPLRIKTQAIKAASEAAEMILRIDDMIAAKNALNSPGPDESGNDASGMPPMGGMPGGMGGMPPMM; translated from the coding sequence ATGATGGCAAATCAACCAATATTCATTCTTCCTGAAGGTACTGAAAGGTATTCTAAAAGAGATGCTTTAAGAATGAATATTACAGCAGCTAAAGTTTTAAAAGATATTGTAAGAACTACTTTAGGTCCTAAAGGAATGGACAAAATGTTAACTGATTCATTAGGTGATGTTATTGTTACTAATGATGGTGCAACTATAATGAGAGAAATGGATATCACTCAACCTGCTGCTAGAATGCTTGTAGAAACAGCTAAAAAACAAGAAGACATTGTTGGAGACGGAACCACTTCCGTTGTTGTAATAGCTGGTGAATTATTAGTTAAAGCTCAAGAATTATTAGAAGATGGAATTGCAACTTCTGTTATTGTAAAAGGTTACAGAAATGCAGCAGCTAAAGCTATTGAAATTTTAAACAATGTAGCTATGGATGCTGATGATAGGGAAACTCTTAAAAAAGTAGCTATGACTGCTATGACCGGTAAAGGATCAGATTATGCTAAAGATAAATTAGCTGATTTAGTAGTAGATGCAGCTTTAAGAATAGCTGAAGATGGTGAAATCGATATTGACAACATCAATATCCAAAGAATTTCCGGAGATTCAGTTGAAGATTCATTTTTAGCTGAAGGTATTGTTATGGATAAAGATCCAGTATCTAAAAACATGCCTACTGATGTTGAAGATGCTAAAATTGCTTTAATTAAATATCCTATTGAATTAAAAGAAATCAACACTGATGCTAAAATTGATATTACAGACCCTGCACAATTTGAAGCTTTCTTAAACAATGAAGAAGAAATGATTAAAGATTTAGTAGATAAAGTTGTTGCATCTGGAGCAAATGTCTTATTCTGTCAAAAAGGTATTGACGATATGGCACAACACTACTTAAACAAAGCAGGAATCATGGCTTATAAAAGAGTTAAAAAATCCGATATGGAAAGAATCAACAAAGCTACTGGTGCTCAGTATGTAACTGATATTGAAGATTTAACTGCTGACAAATTAGGTTCTGCAGGTCATGTATATGTTGATAAAATATTCGACCACAAATTAACTTTCATTGAAGAATGTGAAAATCCAAAAGCATCTTCAATTGTACTTAGAGGAAGTACTCGTTATGTAACTGAACAAATTAGCAGAGCATTAGATGATGCTTTAGGTGTTGTAGCAGCTACTATTGAAGACGGTAAAGTTCTCATTGGTGGAGGAGCTTGTGAAATTGATTTAGTAAAAGGATTAAGAGCATATGGTGAATCTGTAAGTGGAAGAGAACAATTAGCTATTTTAGCTTATGCAAATGCAGTTGAAGTTATTCCAAGGACTTTAATTGAAAATGCTGGTTTGGATACCATTAATTTAATTGCAGAATTAAAAGCTGCTCATGAAAACTCTTCAACTACTGGTATTAATGTATTTACCGGTAAACTTGTTGACATGGAAGAAGCTGGTGTTATTGAACCACTTAGGATTAAAACACAAGCTATTAAAGCTGCTAGTGAAGCTGCTGAAATGATATTACGTATTGATGATATGATTGCAGCTAAAAATGCATTAAACTCTCCAGGTCCCGATGAATCTGGAAATGATGCTAGCGGAATGCCTCCAATGGGTGGTATGCCTGGAGGTATGGGTGGTATGCCACCTATGATGTAA
- a CDS encoding metal-dependent transcriptional regulator produces MANDGISENIEEYLEVLYRNGSNKEQISTTTLSKELEIAPGSVTQMLKKLEKLNYVNYIPYKGASLTDEGMKIAQKITRKHRILEKFLIEVLNIKQENVHEQACKMEHTLSDEAERALCTMLHHPDLGPSESIIPACDLEFSNCSQCFSVKDFDQVINRKFNLLSISELNSSTEGIVSFIRGNSELLDKISDLGISVGSDIYYHDYHDDSDVFVVSIGDKNIELSRDMANNIFIRV; encoded by the coding sequence ATGGCAAATGATGGAATTAGTGAAAATATTGAAGAATATTTGGAAGTTCTTTATCGTAATGGTAGTAATAAAGAACAAATCTCTACTACAACTTTATCTAAGGAATTAGAGATTGCACCTGGTAGTGTAACTCAAATGCTTAAAAAATTAGAAAAGTTAAATTATGTTAATTACATTCCATATAAGGGAGCTTCTTTAACTGATGAAGGGATGAAGATTGCTCAAAAAATAACAAGGAAGCATAGGATTCTTGAAAAATTTTTAATTGAAGTTTTAAATATTAAACAAGAAAATGTACATGAACAAGCTTGTAAAATGGAACATACATTATCAGATGAAGCTGAAAGAGCACTTTGTACAATGTTACATCATCCAGATTTAGGTCCTAGTGAGAGTATTATCCCGGCCTGCGATTTGGAATTCAGTAACTGCAGTCAGTGTTTCTCAGTAAAGGATTTTGATCAAGTTATAAACAGGAAATTTAATTTATTATCTATTTCAGAATTAAATTCAAGTACGGAAGGTATTGTATCTTTTATTCGTGGAAATTCTGAACTTTTAGATAAAATTTCTGATTTAGGAATATCTGTTGGGTCAGATATTTATTATCATGATTATCATGATGATTCTGATGTTTTCGTAGTGTCTATTGGTGATAAAAACATTGAATTATCAAGGGACATGGCAAATAATATTTTTATAAGAGTTTAG
- a CDS encoding pseudomurein-binding repeat-containing protein, with protein MILKKRVIIFALVILTVFLSVSAISAMDVNTVDSNSTVLTAPDDSISVNESNNNVVSYSNVIEENSNNVIGESNQQKAVNLDAPSIEMYYKNGTRFMINLTDENGIGLANQSISIVINGVTYNKVTNESGLASMGVNLYSGLYNVTVNYKGTSEYAPASTTSLIKVIPTINGDDITKFYKNGTQYYATFLDGYGNPLVNTTVKFNINGVFYTRDTNDKGVARLGIQLRPNTYILTAYNPNDGYECANTVKVLPTVVADDLNKLYLDENQFYATFLHGDGTPLVNTSVAFNINGVLYHRDTNDKGVAKLNIKLYPKTYILTAYHPLDGYDVGYTITVVDSVNTIIKTQHYDFIADDNKVVSITLYDQFNHTVSNQSISLNVGGVTYTSTTDSKGIAKYNINLATPGNYTATYNFNKNGGYLASSTSSTISVYEGKDVVFTPEDNVVLKGDAFSVLVKDEDGNLVINKNVYFNINGVNYLRVTDKNGVASINLRLDVKVYSISYTLNDTGYKKVTGSTIVSLIDTNKTVIHGDDITVGKNAGQKFNVLLTAGGVPIVNRNVIININGVNYTRTTDNKGIASLTISLNTGTYYITYSFKGDSKLAPSNGEAYCIVVDRKDSSFTVNSGTVFTQNSNDEFKVLLKNGDGNPISNEKVIFTINGVNYTKTTDAKGIASLNIKLGTVGTYEISYKFAGNNEYLGCEGTSSIVITKYINNGNGYWVQGANMYNVDLTSLAASGTGNIFLNFYAFTKYGESSVLSWIKQANSYGIKVHIWMQVFYDGGWLSPLNSDGSMNTALFNERIAEAKKYAALPGVAGVHFDYLRYPGTAYKHPGGTEAITEFVKLATAAIRSVNPNCLISAAVMPEKNDAYVYGQDIPVISKYLDIIVPMAYKGNYNSGTSWISSITQWFVENSNGAAIWVGLQTYVSDNDITKLSASELSNDAQAAYNGGASGVMMFRWGVCNFIDFNKLNTHNVTPSYGDSVSVSSIVGASASLKKYIEANGVLPKFITIGNSNYTMPQFLYLMTKATEEIGNSDSKAITAILVNASSKTSGDVINKQLVKSEFVSLAKTLADYIAANGVAPGNISSTLGDIKYESLIYAYARILSYYNSNSAFPNFVFVTNLLDNYSLTVTMKVSAGGTSYNPGVFYTTVWLNYCPQCGYYGTLLINPKGTAEGELTCAYCDCDYCGVSGKEKISSSTNVLTRLTESIPESSGKVGDNISINAILSAAKVLKAHIQANNALPDYVILNDEQYTLSQFLYLMSKAIVNINGGNLGDIAVVGASSPSTPSGDRITSNLNKTEYLDVASRVSQFIINNGQAPNYASSSAGKISYSELLDAFSRILAYYADNSKTLPNSVFINNTMDSGASVKVADKAKDLVRGIDSTWDKADALFKFVRDNIAYKMYFDTVYGAEGTLIKGYGNCCDQAQLLVAMARSVGLTARFATGKCVFTSGLDVGHVWVQFYIDGKWVVADPTSTRNSLGVIKNWNTNSYINKGTYDVLPY; from the coding sequence ATGATTTTGAAAAAACGTGTAATAATCTTTGCACTGGTGATTCTAACTGTATTTTTGTCAGTTAGTGCAATCTCTGCAATGGATGTAAATACTGTTGACTCAAATTCTACAGTATTAACAGCTCCTGATGATTCTATATCTGTTAATGAATCAAATAATAATGTTGTTTCTTATAGTAATGTTATTGAAGAAAATAGCAATAATGTAATTGGAGAGAGCAACCAACAAAAAGCTGTTAATTTAGATGCTCCTAGTATAGAAATGTATTATAAGAATGGTACTAGGTTCATGATTAATTTAACTGATGAAAACGGAATTGGATTAGCTAATCAATCTATAAGTATTGTAATTAATGGTGTTACTTATAATAAAGTCACTAATGAAAGTGGTTTAGCTTCTATGGGTGTAAATTTATACTCTGGTTTGTATAATGTTACTGTGAATTACAAAGGAACAAGCGAATATGCTCCAGCTAGTACTACTTCACTTATTAAAGTAATTCCAACTATAAATGGTGATGATATTACAAAGTTCTATAAAAATGGAACTCAATATTATGCTACTTTTTTAGATGGTTATGGCAATCCTTTAGTTAATACTACTGTTAAATTTAATATTAATGGTGTATTTTATACTCGTGATACTAATGATAAAGGTGTAGCTCGTCTTGGTATTCAACTTCGTCCTAACACTTATATATTAACTGCATATAATCCTAATGATGGTTATGAATGTGCAAATACTGTTAAAGTATTGCCTACCGTTGTAGCTGATGATTTAAATAAATTATATTTAGATGAAAATCAATTTTATGCTACTTTCTTACATGGTGATGGTACTCCTTTAGTTAATACAAGTGTTGCTTTCAATATTAATGGTGTACTTTATCATCGTGATACTAATGACAAAGGTGTAGCTAAACTTAATATTAAGTTATATCCTAAAACATACATCTTAACTGCATACCATCCACTTGATGGATATGATGTAGGTTACACTATTACTGTTGTTGATTCTGTTAACACTATTATTAAAACACAACACTATGATTTTATAGCTGATGATAATAAAGTTGTAAGTATTACATTATATGATCAGTTTAATCATACTGTAAGTAATCAAAGTATCAGTCTTAATGTTGGTGGTGTTACATATACAAGCACTACTGATAGTAAAGGTATAGCTAAATACAATATTAACTTAGCTACTCCGGGTAATTATACTGCAACTTATAACTTTAATAAAAATGGTGGGTATTTAGCGTCTAGTACATCAAGCACTATTTCTGTTTATGAAGGTAAAGATGTAGTTTTCACACCTGAAGATAATGTAGTATTAAAAGGTGATGCATTTTCAGTTTTAGTAAAAGATGAAGATGGTAATTTAGTAATTAATAAAAATGTCTACTTTAATATAAATGGAGTTAATTATTTAAGGGTAACTGATAAAAATGGTGTTGCTAGTATAAATCTTAGATTAGATGTTAAAGTATACAGCATATCATATACATTGAATGATACCGGTTACAAAAAAGTCACTGGATCAACTATTGTATCTTTAATAGATACTAATAAAACAGTTATTCATGGTGATGATATTACTGTAGGTAAAAATGCAGGTCAAAAGTTCAATGTTTTATTGACTGCAGGCGGAGTTCCTATAGTTAATAGAAATGTAATTATTAATATAAATGGTGTAAATTATACTAGAACTACTGATAACAAGGGTATTGCTAGTTTAACTATTAGTTTAAATACCGGTACTTATTATATTACTTATTCATTTAAAGGAGATTCTAAATTAGCTCCAAGTAATGGTGAGGCATATTGTATTGTTGTAGATAGAAAAGATTCATCATTTACTGTTAATAGTGGTACTGTATTTACTCAAAATTCAAATGATGAATTTAAAGTTTTACTTAAAAATGGTGATGGCAATCCAATATCAAATGAAAAGGTTATATTTACAATTAATGGTGTAAATTATACCAAAACAACTGATGCTAAAGGAATTGCTAGTTTAAATATAAAATTAGGAACTGTAGGTACATATGAAATATCATATAAATTTGCAGGAAACAATGAATATTTAGGCTGTGAAGGCACTAGTTCAATTGTAATAACTAAATACATTAATAATGGAAACGGATACTGGGTTCAAGGAGCTAATATGTATAATGTAGACTTAACTAGTCTAGCAGCTTCTGGAACAGGTAATATTTTCTTAAATTTCTATGCATTCACTAAATATGGAGAATCTAGTGTATTATCATGGATTAAGCAAGCTAATTCTTATGGTATCAAAGTTCATATATGGATGCAGGTATTTTATGATGGTGGATGGCTTTCTCCATTAAATAGTGACGGATCCATGAACACAGCTTTATTCAATGAGAGAATAGCTGAAGCTAAAAAATATGCTGCACTTCCTGGTGTGGCTGGTGTTCACTTTGATTATTTAAGATATCCTGGTACTGCATATAAACATCCTGGTGGAACTGAAGCTATAACTGAATTTGTAAAATTAGCTACAGCGGCTATACGTAGTGTTAATCCTAATTGTTTAATTTCTGCAGCAGTAATGCCTGAGAAAAATGATGCATATGTATATGGTCAGGATATTCCAGTTATCAGTAAGTATTTGGATATTATAGTTCCTATGGCTTATAAAGGAAATTATAATTCAGGAACCAGTTGGATTTCATCAATCACTCAATGGTTTGTTGAAAATTCTAATGGAGCAGCAATTTGGGTAGGTTTACAAACATATGTCTCTGATAATGATATTACAAAGTTGTCAGCCTCAGAGTTGTCAAATGATGCTCAAGCAGCATATAATGGTGGTGCAAGTGGTGTTATGATGTTTAGATGGGGTGTTTGTAACTTTATTGATTTCAATAAATTAAACACTCATAATGTTACTCCATCTTATGGCGATTCTGTATCTGTAAGTTCTATTGTAGGGGCTTCAGCATCCTTAAAGAAATATATTGAAGCTAATGGTGTATTGCCAAAGTTTATAACTATTGGCAATTCTAATTATACGATGCCTCAGTTTTTATACTTAATGACTAAAGCTACTGAAGAAATAGGCAACAGTGATTCCAAAGCAATTACTGCTATTTTAGTTAATGCTTCATCTAAAACTTCTGGTGATGTAATCAATAAGCAGTTAGTAAAATCTGAATTTGTATCATTAGCTAAAACATTAGCTGATTATATTGCTGCAAATGGTGTAGCTCCAGGTAATATTTCAAGTACTTTAGGTGATATTAAATATGAATCATTAATTTATGCATATGCAAGGATTTTATCATATTATAACTCTAACAGTGCATTTCCTAACTTTGTCTTTGTTACAAATTTATTGGACAATTATTCCTTAACAGTTACAATGAAAGTAAGTGCTGGAGGCACATCTTACAATCCTGGTGTGTTCTACACTACTGTTTGGTTAAATTATTGTCCTCAATGCGGATATTACGGAACTTTATTAATTAATCCAAAAGGTACTGCAGAAGGAGAGCTTACCTGTGCATACTGTGACTGTGATTACTGTGGTGTTTCTGGTAAGGAGAAAATTTCATCTTCTACTAATGTGTTAACTAGATTAACTGAAAGTATTCCAGAATCTTCAGGTAAAGTAGGGGATAATATATCTATAAATGCCATATTGTCTGCGGCTAAGGTTTTAAAAGCACATATTCAAGCAAATAATGCATTGCCTGATTATGTAATTTTAAATGATGAACAGTATACTTTATCTCAATTCTTATACTTGATGAGTAAAGCTATTGTGAATATTAATGGTGGTAATTTAGGAGATATTGCTGTTGTTGGAGCATCCAGTCCGTCTACTCCAAGTGGTGACAGAATAACAAGTAACCTTAATAAAACTGAATATTTGGATGTTGCATCTAGAGTTTCTCAGTTTATCATTAACAATGGACAAGCTCCTAATTATGCATCTTCAAGTGCAGGTAAAATAAGCTATTCTGAATTATTAGATGCATTTTCAAGAATATTGGCTTATTATGCTGATAATAGTAAAACATTACCTAATTCAGTATTTATTAATAATACTATGGATTCTGGAGCTTCAGTAAAAGTTGCTGATAAAGCAAAAGATTTGGTCAGAGGTATAGATTCTACATGGGATAAGGCAGATGCTTTATTTAAATTTGTTAGAGATAACATTGCCTATAAAATGTATTTTGATACAGTTTATGGTGCTGAAGGTACTTTAATTAAAGGTTATGGAAACTGTTGTGACCAAGCACAATTATTGGTGGCAATGGCAAGATCTGTTGGTTTAACTGCTAGATTTGCTACAGGTAAATGTGTATTTACAAGTGGATTGGATGTTGGTCATGTCTGGGTTCAATTTTACATTGATGGAAAATGGGTTGTTGCTGATCCAACAAGTACCAGAAACTCTTTAGGCGTAATTAAGAATTGGAACACTAATTCTTACATTAACAAAGGAACTTATGATGTTTTACCTTATTAA
- a CDS encoding FprA family A-type flavoprotein yields MKADATKITDGVYWVGVLDWDLRDYHGYSLDGTTYNCYLVFGEDKVALIDNVYPGTSAQLWGRVKDAFQQEGREFKIDVIIQNHIENDHSGSLPEFVKKFPDVEVYCSQMAVNGLKNHLPSLKDYDFNVVGTGDSLDLGGKTLAFVNAPMLHWPDSMFTLLVEDGILFSNDAFGQHICFSERFSDEVEETILLNNAQKFYANLVVNSSLMYNNKMKELADLDLVSKVKMIAPSHGQIFKDPSLIINKYNEWANGVCKDKVTLIYDTMHHSTQKMAKSIAEGIMSEGFEVKMYFLHEDDRSDVVTDVLDSKAICLGAPTIMNKAYPSVGDIIYYLDALNFKATGYTKKAVVFGSKGWGGGANKKMSAELEAAGFDVVDQFDTIFIPDDDVLDQCYDLGKKLAQSLKDE; encoded by the coding sequence ATGAAAGCAGATGCTACTAAAATTACTGATGGAGTATATTGGGTCGGTGTATTAGACTGGGATTTAAGAGATTATCACGGTTACAGTTTAGATGGAACTACATACAATTGTTATTTGGTATTTGGTGAAGATAAAGTAGCTTTAATTGATAACGTATATCCTGGAACCTCTGCACAGTTATGGGGTAGAGTAAAAGATGCATTCCAGCAAGAAGGAAGAGAATTTAAAATAGATGTAATTATTCAAAACCATATTGAAAACGATCACAGCGGTTCCCTTCCTGAATTTGTTAAAAAATTCCCGGATGTTGAAGTTTATTGTTCACAGATGGCTGTAAACGGATTAAAAAATCATTTACCCTCTTTAAAAGACTATGATTTTAATGTTGTAGGAACTGGAGACAGTTTAGATTTAGGTGGAAAAACTTTAGCATTTGTAAATGCACCAATGCTTCACTGGCCGGACAGCATGTTTACATTATTAGTTGAAGACGGAATATTATTCTCTAATGATGCATTTGGTCAACATATCTGTTTTAGTGAAAGGTTTAGTGATGAGGTAGAAGAAACAATCCTATTAAATAATGCACAAAAGTTCTATGCTAATCTGGTTGTTAACTCTTCTTTAATGTATAATAATAAGATGAAAGAATTAGCTGATCTGGATTTAGTCAGTAAAGTTAAGATGATTGCACCTTCTCACGGTCAAATCTTTAAAGATCCTTCATTAATTATTAACAAATATAATGAATGGGCCAACGGTGTATGTAAGGATAAAGTAACTTTAATTTATGACACTATGCACCATTCAACCCAAAAAATGGCTAAATCTATTGCAGAAGGTATTATGTCTGAAGGATTTGAAGTTAAAATGTACTTCCTGCATGAAGATGACAGAAGTGATGTTGTAACTGATGTTTTAGACAGTAAAGCAATCTGTTTAGGTGCACCTACCATTATGAACAAGGCATATCCAAGTGTTGGAGACATTATTTATTATTTGGATGCTCTTAACTTTAAAGCAACGGGATACACCAAAAAAGCAGTAGTATTTGGTTCTAAAGGATGGGGTGGAGGAGCTAATAAAAAAATGAGTGCTGAATTGGAAGCTGCAGGTTTTGATGTTGTTGATCAATTTGACACTATTTTCATACCTGATGATGATGTTTTAGATCAATGTTATGATTTAGGTAAAAAATTAGCCCAATCTTTAAAAGATGAATAA
- a CDS encoding adhesin, whose product MKLKKIVLILLLTLALFSISSVSAQNIDVNTTNDINPLNEVLIDESIAPSNELRNKSSIISNNLEKYYKNDKGFCATFYNENGTPLTNKNITFSVNGVSYIKTTDNKGTAKLNINLESGNYTIISYNPTTNETITNNITVLSSINGSDLTKYFKNATQYSVTLYDKTGKALVNKTVRFNINGIFSERKTNEKGVAQLNINLDPGNYIVTVYNLVTGEEKSNNINVVSRIQLLDLNNASNVILPGGYVIPVMSIGDGKAYAQCRATTLDEKGNPLANQLITFNINGIIYKGTTNKFGIIDAIIYINADWGTTYHICTATFGESFVSQTVIVKRFIIG is encoded by the coding sequence ATGAAACTTAAGAAAATAGTTTTAATATTGCTATTAACATTAGCACTATTTTCCATTTCAAGTGTAAGTGCACAAAATATTGATGTTAATACTACAAACGATATTAATCCATTAAATGAAGTTTTAATAGATGAATCAATAGCCCCATCTAATGAACTTAGAAATAAATCATCTATAATCTCAAATAACTTAGAGAAATATTATAAAAATGATAAAGGATTCTGTGCTACATTTTATAATGAAAATGGAACTCCACTAACTAATAAAAATATAACTTTTAGTGTTAATGGAGTAAGCTATATTAAAACAACTGACAATAAGGGTACTGCCAAATTAAATATTAATTTAGAATCAGGTAACTATACAATAATATCATACAATCCAACCACCAATGAAACAATAACTAATAATATAACTGTTCTATCAAGTATTAACGGTAGCGACCTTACAAAATACTTTAAAAATGCAACACAATACTCAGTTACATTGTATGATAAAACTGGAAAAGCTTTAGTTAATAAAACCGTGCGTTTCAATATAAATGGAATATTCTCCGAACGTAAAACCAATGAAAAAGGAGTAGCTCAGTTAAATATTAACCTAGATCCTGGAAACTATATTGTAACGGTTTACAACCTGGTTACAGGTGAAGAAAAATCCAATAACATTAATGTAGTGTCAAGAATACAACTGCTAGATTTAAATAATGCATCAAATGTAATACTGCCTGGGGGATATGTTATACCTGTAATGTCTATTGGTGATGGAAAGGCTTATGCTCAATGCAGAGCAACAACTCTTGACGAAAAAGGAAACCCCTTAGCTAATCAACTAATAACATTTAATATAAATGGAATCATTTATAAAGGCACTACTAACAAATTTGGTATAATCGATGCCATCATATATATTAATGCAGATTGGGGAACTACATACCATATATGTACTGCAACATTCGGAGAATCATTTGTTTCCCAAACTGTTATAGTTAAACGTTTTATTATTGGTTAA
- a CDS encoding IS1182 family transposase, protein MVVLFMVLKDDNINQTMLVPMDLRNLIPEDHPCYFIKNVVDLIDCSKANQEFRGKPGESAYPRELLLRLILMSVFDGGLSSREIERKTRTDIAYMYLAAMEKPSYRTIARFKVDYTDLIDEAFKTTIKIAKENDLIKIHHLSLDGTKIKAKTSINKLIDENQIKIMKEHFKKSIELDQQEDEELGDESGNSVPESLTDKEKFKETVKEIQESSKNNRNKDKLRSSSLNLLKQAEKNPEKVLKKLNELEEKVKESPKDVISINDPDARLMMNKKGKWEWDYNAQIIVDEYKGIILSSYITQNPTDHFELIPSIEQLENNLTRIYDELPSNFQFSADNGYSTDENTTYLEEKGLDGYISTRKLSRKEKKYNLWEKPFQKDNFCYDAEIETYICPLGESLYRRRTYEYKNKQRITYWTNECKNCIMKEICCKKKNYRTIQDYGNPSKIRMQRKMETDWAQKIYKKRSKTAELPFAHIKQNMKLHEFTTTGIKNTNTEFKLYTIGHNLKRIYNEINTKNN, encoded by the coding sequence ATGGTTGTTTTATTCATGGTTTTAAAAGATGATAATATTAATCAGACTATGTTGGTCCCTATGGACTTGCGAAATTTGATTCCTGAAGATCATCCGTGCTATTTTATTAAAAATGTGGTTGATTTAATTGATTGTTCAAAAGCAAACCAGGAATTTCGTGGAAAGCCTGGTGAATCTGCTTATCCTCGAGAATTATTGCTCAGGCTCATTTTAATGAGCGTATTTGATGGTGGATTGTCTTCAAGAGAAATAGAGAGAAAAACAAGAACTGACATTGCATATATGTATCTTGCAGCAATGGAAAAACCATCATATCGGACAATTGCACGATTTAAAGTCGATTATACTGATTTAATCGACGAAGCATTTAAAACAACGATCAAAATTGCAAAGGAAAATGATTTAATAAAAATACATCATTTGAGCTTGGATGGAACTAAAATCAAAGCAAAAACATCAATTAATAAATTAATCGATGAAAACCAAATCAAAATCATGAAAGAACACTTCAAAAAAAGTATTGAACTTGATCAACAAGAAGATGAGGAACTCGGAGATGAATCTGGAAATTCAGTTCCAGAATCATTAACAGACAAAGAAAAATTCAAAGAAACAGTAAAAGAAATTCAAGAATCTTCTAAAAATAATAGAAACAAAGATAAATTGCGTTCTTCAAGTTTAAATCTTTTAAAACAAGCAGAAAAAAATCCAGAAAAAGTTTTAAAAAAACTCAACGAACTCGAAGAAAAAGTAAAAGAATCACCAAAAGATGTAATAAGCATTAACGACCCAGATGCTCGCTTAATGATGAATAAAAAAGGCAAATGGGAATGGGATTACAACGCACAAATCATCGTGGACGAATACAAAGGAATAATCCTATCTTCATACATTACACAAAATCCAACCGACCATTTCGAGCTGATTCCATCAATAGAACAATTAGAAAACAATTTAACCAGAATTTATGATGAATTGCCCTCCAATTTCCAATTCAGTGCCGATAATGGATATTCAACAGATGAAAACACAACATATCTTGAAGAAAAAGGCTTAGACGGATACATATCCACCAGAAAACTCTCAAGAAAAGAAAAAAAATATAATCTATGGGAAAAACCATTCCAAAAAGACAATTTCTGCTACGATGCAGAAATTGAAACCTATATCTGCCCTTTGGGAGAAAGTTTATATCGAAGAAGAACATACGAATACAAAAACAAACAAAGAATAACCTACTGGACAAACGAATGCAAAAACTGCATCATGAAAGAAATCTGCTGCAAGAAAAAGAACTACAGAACAATCCAAGACTATGGAAACCCTTCCAAAATCAGAATGCAACGGAAAATGGAAACAGACTGGGCACAAAAAATCTACAAAAAACGATCAAAAACAGCAGAACTACCATTTGCACACATAAAACAAAATATGAAACTCCATGAATTCACAACAACAGGAATAAAAAACACAAACACAGAATTCAAACTATATACAATCGGACACAACCTAAAAAGAATATACAATGAAATAAACACAAAAAACAACTAA